The following proteins are co-located in the Megalobrama amblycephala isolate DHTTF-2021 linkage group LG12, ASM1881202v1, whole genome shotgun sequence genome:
- the pqbp1 gene encoding polyglutamine-binding protein 1, which yields MPLPPALLARLAKRGIVKQSDHEAEEEIIAEDYDDNNVDYEATRIENLPTNWYKVFDPSCGLPYYWNVETDLVCWLSPNDPSAVITKAAKKQKGDSGHDKGDSHYEKAERDRERDRERERERDRERDRDREDGRDRDRDRDRDRDRDRDRDRDRDRRMRRDDSAPYNKSKRGGLGGGRKQQQEEMDPMDPSAYSDAPRGLWSTGLPKRNEAKTGADTTAAGPLFQQRPYPSPGAVLRANAENTRRLEEDDDSDDD from the exons ATGCCTCTGCCTCCAGCTTTACTTGCACGCCTCGCTAAAAGAGGGATCGTGAAACAGTCTGACCACG AGGCTGAAGAGGAGATCATCGCTGAAGACTATGATGATAACAACGTTGATTATGAGGCTACAAGGATTGAAAATTTACCAACGAATTGGTACAAAGTGTTTGACCCCTCTTG CGGTCTTCCGTACTACTGGAATGTGGAAACAGATTTAGTGTGCTGGTTGTCTCCCAATGACCCTTCTGCTGTCATCACTAAAGCGGCTAAGAAACAGAAAG GTGATAGTGGACATGACAAAGGGGACAGTCACTATGAGAAGGCAGAGAGAGACCGGGAACGAGACAGAGAGAGGGAACGAGAGCGCGATCGGGAGCGGGACAGAGACCGGGAGGATGGACGGGACAGAGATAGAGACCGAGATAGGGATAGAGATCGAGACCGGGACAGAGACAGGGACCGTGATAGAAGGATGCGGAGAGATGACAGTGCACCATATAACAAATCAAAGAGAG GAGGACTAGGAGGAGGTCGGAAACAGCAGCAGGAGGAAATGGATCCCATGGATCCCAGCGCCTATTCGGATGCTCCAAG GGGCTTATGGTCCACTGGTCTCCCCAAACGCAATGAGGCAAAGACAGGAGCGGACACCACAGCGGCAGGACCCCTGTTCCAGCAGAGGCCGTACCCCAGTCCTGGAGCCGTCCTGAGAGCGAACGCTGAGAACACACGACGTTTGGAGGAGGATGATGATAGTGATGATGACTGA